The DNA segment CAGTCCCCTGTCATCTTCTTCTTGTGTTGGTTTGTATACGAAGCTGGACAATCATGTGTCAGCATTTGATTATTCTATTGCTGAAGTAGGTGGACTAAACAGATAAACCCATTTAAAATGTGCCAATGCTAAGTACTTATAATATTCACAAGATGattgtcatttttttttaaatgtagaGCAGCAACCCTGTTTACCATAACTATCACTAGTAGCTACTGGTAAAGAAAGTCCTAGGAAAATTCTAGTAATTCATATATTCTGGCTAACTAGTATTTCGATCAATCTGGTTAGAAGTAATTGATGGGTTTTCATTCACACGTGTTACATTTGAGATGGAAGATACGGAACTTGAGGCCCATCGACACTAATGCCAGAAGTTTGGGGCTCATTGATGTAAAGTGGCTTAATATCCCTGCTACGCATATATGTCAGGAATTGCCCAGGAAGTTCTTCTAAAAGAGATTGAACAACAGAGAGCTGGTTACCTGTTCATGACACAATTGAAGTGTTAATCCGCGAATAacgaagataaatgaaatttcttAACCTTCAGATTAATCAAATATATGATGGGGACTCTTTTCTTCTGTTGAAAATACGGTCATGAGAAATTATGCTCAAGGCTTAACACTCACCCTGCACTTGGCGCATAGGCACAAATTGCACAATGTCCCTTGTAGCCACTCGTCCAGTGCTACTCTGTAGACGTTTGCCATTGTCAGCATCCAGTATCTGCCAAACCAAATAAGTATAAGAAGCCTGAAAATCTACTGTCATCCATTTCAAAATTTGAAGAAACTAAAAAAGTGAGAACAATTCTAAGGAACGAAATCAATCCAATTACTCTGTAGAAGAATCTGGCTGTAACAGTGATATGAGAACTTGTTGATTGGAGTGTTCAGTAAGAAAGTTATAATTACCTCCATGGCTTTGAAGTCAGCATTACCGACACCAACGATTAGGATTGATAAGGGTAAATCAGAAGCTCTAACCAAACAGTCTATTGTCTCTTGAAGATCAGTAACAACACCGTCCTAAAAAGTAAAGCAGTTTATGATTAGCTGAGATAGGAACTATAAAAGGGGAACAAAATACTTTCAACAAAAATATCCTTCTACTTACTGTGATGATGAGTAGGACAAAGTACTTTGTCGGGCTATGCAATGACTCCGCAGCAATTTGTGTAGCTTTTTCTATGACTTTCCCAAACAAAGTAGGACCGTTAAGAGAAACACTATGCAGGGCACTTGAATAGGCAGACATGATACCATTTACTCCTTCAACCTATAACAAAAATGTAGGTCCAAATTCAGCAACCaaaagaaaagagcagaaaagcatgAAAAGGCTCAAATGTGTGGCGTCTGAGAACACATACATTTTTCATTCACTAATGGGTTTTTTCACAAGGATAATAGTGTATGATCTTAAACGATACAAAGAGAATCTACTGAAAAGCGGTAGCTGAAGTTACCTCAGATTCATAACGGCTTCCATTCAGGTTAAAGCAATGAGACACAACACCTTCAGTTGTCTTTCCGCCAAATCCCCATGCAGGAAAACGCTTATCAGAATCATAGAACTGTATGACCTCTCCAACTTCATATATAGCCTGCATTCATTTGCAATTACAAAAACCGATTGCAATAAGCAACTAAAACAGAGGCAAGTCTAACAAACATGGTAGAAGAACTTAGTAAGGGTTCGAATAGGATAGAGTATGTGATGTATATTTAACCTGCTGGTAGGAATTCAATCGACCTGTCGGATCGATATAGTGCAAAGACGTGTGGGAATGAGGGTCTCCATTTGAAGCTGCAAAAAAGGATCGGGTCTGCTTGGTCAACTACAATAAAAAGGCTACAAGAATCAAATTAGTATCTTCCACGCCACTGACAAGGGCTTACCTGTAAAATCAACAGCGACCATAAAGTTAAGCTCGAATCCGCTTGAGATGTAATCCAAAAAACTATACTGTGTTTTCTGGATGAATCTATCTACATGTAGCTGTCCCTTCAgcttctgaaaaaaaaaaaaaaaaaaaagttgaatccCAGCAGAGTTTAGACATTAAAAGCCGTCCCAAAGCCGTCCCAAAAGTGGTTGTAGGATTTGTATTGAACATGTTAATACAACTACCTTCATATAGTCCTTCCGGGAAGTTGATGGTATAACAAAATGTTCTCCAACTTGCCCAATATATAGTTTTTCAAGGTCTCCAACTGATTTCTGAATTTTTCTAGTAGAATAGAAGAATGTTTAAGTTAGAGTTTGTCTCCCAGATCAAGCTGAAAACAGGCATACAGTTAACAGAAGAAGAGGTTCAATTTTGGTACCCTATAAGTTCATGATTTCCGCTGCTATCGAAATCAAAACACTCGATGACTAAAGGGGTATCCTGCATCAAGTAGCAGAATGATGAATGTTAACACTATGTCCTTCGCTTATTAAAATACGGAAAAAAAGAACTGCACAAAGCTTGCCTTGCTGCCAAATTGCTGTGAAGTCAGACATAATGGTTTCCAAGTTGGATTCAAGTTATTTTCCACCACTtcagtttttgaaattgggataGTCACACCTTCCGCTGTTCTAGATAGTCGTAAGAAAGGATCCTATGAGTGAAATATGAGAAAATTAGATTGGGAGAAATTAAATACATATGAATTCATGAATGATTAGTAGAGCACAAGCATCAAACAGATACTTTTAAGAATACATACACTTTTAGAAAATAGATCCTTGTTATCCAACTTGGAACAGCGAAATGTTATCTCAACAGCTTGCTTTGAAGCAACTGTTTCTTCTGCATGGACAGTAACTGTCCCTTGACTTCTCATGATTCCGTGCCCATCTCTAACTGAAAGATTGAGTGTTAAACTCTTGCTGTTTTTGGTTACAATCTGTCAACAATAAAGAGACAAATTAAGTATAGAGATAGTCATGCAAATGACTTGCAACATAAAAATAAGATATACATATCCTTCTTCTTTTACTGGCTGAGCCCTTAATAAGAAACACTAGACATGGAACTTCACTATGTGGGACTGAACATGAATGTCTGTATGGATACCCTAAAGCTACTGGATTTTCATAATGATTTTACTACAAATTTGTATGCTGGTTAAGTTCAGCCAGATTACCTCCGACAAAACACAAGTAGCTTCTCCTAGGAAGTCTTGCTCATCCAATTTCAGAATCTGCAATGATTTATTGTTAATGAACTAAACCATCTTGAAGGGAACTAGTACATGAATCAGGAGAAGAAAGACATGTAATCTAAATACCTTCGGAGGCATGTTATGGTATTTGGTGTCAACGTCATACACTCGAAACCTGAAACAAGTAGAACAGTAAAGAGTAGACAAGTGAACTATATGACTGTATCCATAAAATGTCTGCTTAAAGTTCATCAAAAGGAAAGATAGTCACTTACACCAACGGTTGAACAATCTCAAACTGATAAGCAATGGAAATCTTTGTTATCCAAGCAGGATCTAGCGAATTCATTATTACTTCTGTACGGCCAATTTCCTCAAGATTCCCATCACTTTTCTTTGCATAAACTACTGTCATTGGGTCGCTCTACAATATAAGTGTAATAACGAATTAAACTATGTACAACCGTGAAAACAGAACTATTGCTACAGTCCAGTTAAAAACCCAGCATAACTGAACATAAACTCTCAGCATAAATTATAAATAGAAGTTGACAGGAATGCATACCTTCGAAAACACATCCATATTACGTAACTGCTTGGCAGACAATGATAACTGCGATAAAAGTTTGTATAAGATTAATGTTGGTACTTGAAAAATAACGAAGCAAATTTTAAAGCAGCCGCAAAGTTGCAAGCAACAACCAGGGCAAGTAGACCTGGTGACATATTTTATACAGTATGCTATTTCATCTTGGTAACATAATCCCAGTGATTTGAATAAAACTTTCTGTTGACTTGGTAAAAAGTTGCCGTACGTACATCCGAAGAAAAAGAAATTGGGAACAAAAATATCGGAAGTAGATATGGAGGGTCCACCTAGCAACCTCAAAAAGGAACCAAAAGCAGGACCACAGACAAGAAAACTAGTAGTCCTCAAAGGTATGCAACTTGACAAGACAATATACGAAGACGTTTTTCTTCCGCATAAAGGTGCCACCATTGTGTATGTGTATGTTCCTAACCAAGACTATGTAgatttttatgataatttcttccTAAAACGTACCATGCTTAACCTGCTGTTGCACAATTGTTCATTGTATGAATTGATTGGGTTAACCCCTGCaccccaaattttcaaaaaatgggTATAGATCCACATGAAGATAAGGTAGTATAGTATTATGCCAACTTGTAGCTACACTGTTGTATTCCTAAAGTGACAAACGCAATCCCATTCACTATCTTACCTCCTCTACAGATGCCTGTTGATCCTAAACAATCCCATCAGTACAAAGAAATCAAAACACTAAATGGCTAAGTTTCCATTGACAACCAAATAGGCCGTTTATAAATAATATAACTCCCACTGTGGAATCATATTCACTCAAACTCTCACCACACCAAATcaacacaacaacaagaaaacTGACTATAGAATATTCCCATGTTTCTTTCGAATCATCATGAATTTCCCCTTTTTTGTATCATCTTCTCAGAACCCAGAGACAAACCCTTAAAATCAAATATGAAGAATAATTTCAGAATCTTATCCAAAACAGTAAGTCAAGGGAAGACTaagaatatatataaataaatatactcaaaacacacaaaagaaagagaaattgaataaacaaacaaaattagggcatctttttttttttgtctctccACACCAGAGTGACCTTACCTCAAGTAGAGTAAAAAGACCTTGGCAGCCATGAGATCTGTAGAAGTGGTCAATCGCATCATTAGTTGTTGTCGTTGTGGTAGCAGAAGAAGTAGGACCTGCTGATTTTGTACCTCCAATTGCTTGTTGCCCTCCTCGAACATCCGATAAACACCCACCCATTATCAACCTGAAAACTTCGATGAATATGGGGAAAACTGAATGAAAACAATTTGCAAGAATTTCACTGTTCGATACAATCTAGGTAGGGTTTGTGTGTGAAAAATCGAAGGGtatttatatttatttgatttatttACTAACCAGGTTTCTGAATTTTTGGTTAAAAATTAGGAGGAAGTTCGTAAGAAATGCTTTATTTTTTCCAAAGCTATAATTCCCAAGGTAAAAAATCTTACTAACTTGCCTAATATGTTTAGTGGCTACTCTCCGGGTTTACTTCAGTAAAAATGTACATAATAGTCACTCTAAAGTCTCGTTGAAATCCTTAATAGTGGGTGTGAATGTAGAATTCACAATTTCCAGGAGTTTATGATCCCAATTCATTCGGGCCTCTTGTATATTTGGTAACTCAATTAAAATAGCTAGGATTTATAGAGTTTCAATGTTTTAAAGTCCATGTATCGTTTAATATTATCCTCAGAATATTAAAATTGGACATAATATGGAATTTCAAAATTAAAAATGTggttcaacaaattccttgataAGTTTCTTAGTAAATCTTAGGgaaggggtcggactccatatggaggatttgctggaaaagtgATTCTCATAAAAAACGTGATTTTCGGAGACTCGGACAACCATACGTGCCAAGGGAAATACAATTCCACCAAATTCCCTGTACCCATATATCTCACCTTTAAAGTTATGTACCAAAGGGAATGTAATGGTTCTACACAAACGCCCGAAAAAAATAGTATACAAACCGACCTCTCACATTATGGTGGGGCAGCCTCATGGATTAGTAGGGAGCTCCATTTTTTGGTGGAGGGTACCCCTTAACATGCGTGGTCTGTGTTGacaaattttgattttattttaatttattttattttttgcggTTCAGGgttcaaaaattgaaaaatgttTAGGTTTTCCTAAAAATCCAAAACACTGGATTTTGAACCCTTATTAGAAAAGGCTTATACTTCTTTGAAAGGATGGCAATCAAAGGTCCTATCACAAGCTTCTAGGACTCCAACTTATTGGCCTACCCTTAGTAACCCGGTGATGTGTTGTTCATTCCCAGGAAAAAAAAAGTGCCAAATAAATTTGAGAAAACACCAAAAAATTTCCGTTGGAATAAAGTAAACCCTAATATTTTTCCCAAAGGAGTCCTACATGTACTCCTAAGTCTCAAGGTGGTTTTGGAATTAAGAATTTAATTATTCTTTGTTAGTTAGGTCAGTTTAGAGACTTATTAAAAATCATAATTAATTGTGGGTTCAAattttaaagaatttttttttacgaTGTCTCATGTCTTTCCGCGAACATAAAATAGAATATATTTCTTAAGTTTAGTATTTGTGAAGCAATTGAAATAATCAGAAAGTTCTGTATGTGGTCTGTTTGTGTAAATCCTTCTGTTAGAATTTTTGAGGATAACTGGATACCAGGTGGTGTTAACTTAATTTTTATCCAACTCAATCCTCCAAGGTTGGTTAAAGATTTGATCAATGAATCTAGTTGTTGTGTTATCCTTAATCTATTATATGGTTTTCATTTTGCAAAAAATATTCAGTCGGTGTACATCACTAAGAATGGGGAAGATATTTTACATCGGACTGGTACCAAGTATGATAAGCTTACTAAAAAACATGCATAttcttttatttctggcgatcaTTACATTACCTTAGATTTTAGTTATAGGAAAAATTTGCGGATATTGTAAGTTATAAATGCTTGTTTGGAAAATGCTTATTGTACAATTGTGTTAgggtactgctcggtcgaactcgcaagcgttgctatctcaagcttatttgtgaagtttagttgtcaaaactataagtcttgatttctagtctacttatagcaatgtctcggattagaatagaatgtgtagttgagttttagacttcacaacgttcatcgattgaagacgaagatctactaaggggggATTggatgaacttcatcaacaaaaggtatgtggagacttgaactcatttatcactcagaagtatattttaTTCTATGTCCTATTGAGACCAAGTCGTATAACtctatagacttttacattatacacgtttgatatttcaagctgagtttacctcgcttatatctttctcgaaatatgtatcggaaagcttttttctttaactacattcattattattcttgacggaagtcaaaagatgatcatgtgaaaatcgcctggtaacatcttacatgatttgtgtgagatggccaattgatgtagactcggaaagtttcatattgatcattcgatcacttgaaaatttcttataagctaatagtttgtgtgagacaattattgtcgtcatctaagaatgtttcaatgattgaaataggagtttagaacaattaatcttTGTctagatataacacagtatgcatacccatatgcaaacttttgtaagaataattcaggtccgcgaaccaagtatgcatacccgtatgcgaacagTTTTATCTGTCAAAGTCcgtgaactaagtttgcatacccgtttgcaaactgtttcacctgagttcAGTCCAGAAtgacagtatgtgtacccgtttgaaaACAGTTggaaaagatcaaagtccggaaattaagtttgcgtacccatttgcaaacttatgtggttaagatctaaaatcggttaagtgtgatttcatactcatgaaaaaatacatttataaattgaggaatgcaacctttgcaaactgtggctaaaatgttcatgaactgaattttttgaatcaatccgattttgcttcaattgtgtcttgtatacttctatgagaatataaacaattaaacaactctatgagaaacacaattagattcatttgattatcatttcatcaagaagtgttaagatgaatgtgCTTAACACAAAAacgttcatgtggctaacttcggttaactgttattgagtccactcaatatacacgtttaggtacggttacccatatctaaatgaaagtatatttcatttgtgaataacaagataagaccatctaatggcggaaagatattagcttaaatcttaaatcaggtttcatccaacagtgaatattgattgctttgtctcaaagttatcaaaccctgatttgtaggatatataagggagaactctagcaactgggaaacctaatccccacacctcatgtgtgatactagttgcgactagagtcgattctcctttaagctagatttttcctaaaaccattagtggttaacgacttaaagacttcattgggattctaaatccagacccaact comes from the Papaver somniferum cultivar HN1 unplaced genomic scaffold, ASM357369v1 unplaced-scaffold_81, whole genome shotgun sequence genome and includes:
- the LOC113345166 gene encoding protein BONZAI 3-like, coding for MGGCLSDVRGGQQAIGGTKSAGPTSSATTTTTTNDAIDHFYRSHGCQGLFTLLELSLSAKQLRNMDVFSKSDPMTVVYAKKSDGNLEEIGRTEVIMNSLDPAWITKISIAYQFEIVQPLVFRVYDVDTKYHNMPPKILKLDEQDFLGEATCVLSEIVTKNSKSLTLNLSVRDGHGIMRSQGTVTVHAEETVASKQAVEITFRCSKLDNKDLFSKSDPFLRLSRTAEGVTIPISKTEVVENNLNPTWKPLCLTSQQFGSKDTPLVIECFDFDSSGNHELIGKIQKSVGDLEKLYIGQVGEHFVIPSTSRKDYMKKLKGQLHVDRFIQKTQYSFLDYISSGFELNFMVAVDFTASNGDPHSHTSLHYIDPTGRLNSYQQAIYEVGEVIQFYDSDKRFPAWGFGGKTTEGVVSHCFNLNGSRYESEVEGVNGIMSAYSSALHSVSLNGPTLFGKVIEKATQIAAESLHSPTKYFVLLIITDGVVTDLQETIDCLVRASDLPLSILIVGVGNADFKAMEILDADNGKRLQSSTGRVATRDIVQFVPMRQVQGNQLSVVQSLLEELPGQFLTYMRSRDIKPLYINEPQTSGISVDGPQVPYLPSQM